The genome window CTGTAACAAGGCCTTTGACCACGAATTCGAATAAGAACTGAACGCTGTCCCAAGGTTTTGTCGAGCGTAAGACGCGCGACGGGCGGCCCTTATTCAATCCAAAGAAAATGCCAACCCTTGGCAGGGTGAAGTGTTGGCGATCAAAACCCAACTGCATTGCGCAAGCTGCTTTAGAGGTCGTGAGATGAGTAAAAACAGGTACCCCAGATTACTAGGCCTAGTGCCGCTGCTCGGCACGTTGTTGCTGGGAGGCTGCAACATGACCTTGCTCAATCCAACGGGCCAGGTCGGCCTGGAACAGCGCAACCTGATCATCACCGCCACGCTGCTGATGCTGTTGGTCGTCGTGCCGGTCATCGTCATGACCTTCCTGTTTGCCTGGAAGTACCGCGCTTCGAACAAGAACGCCGTCTACACGCCGAAGTGGTCGCACTCGACCAAGATCGAAGTGGCCGTATGGACCATCCCGGTGCTGATCATCATCGCCCTGGGCTACATCACTTACATCTCGACTCACGAGCTGGACCCGTATCGTCCGATCGAGTCTGACGTCAAGCCGGTGACCATCGAAGTCGTCGCGCTGGACTGGAAGTGGCTGTTCATCTACCCGGAACAAGGCATTGCCACGGTCAACAAGATCGTGTTCCCGGCGCACACGCCAATCAACTTCAAGATCACCTCCGATGCGGTGATGAACTCGTTCTTCATCCCGGGCCTGGGCGGCCAGATCTACGCGATGGCGGGCATGCAGACCAAGCTGCACCTGATCGCTGACCGCAACGCTGAGATGGACGGTATCTCCGCCAACTACAGCGGTGCCGGTTTCACCGGTATGAAATTCAAGGCTATCTCCACCACTCAGGAAGATTTCGACGCCTGGGTAAGTGAAGTCAAGAAGTCGCCTAAACAGCTTGATCAGGCTGAATACGCGGCCCTGGCCAAACCGAGCCAGAACAACCCAGTCGAACTCTACTCGTCGGTCACGCCGAACCAGTTCCAGATCATCGTCGACAAGTACGAAGGTATGAAGCCGGGCAAGCCGCTGAAGCACGAGAAGAAAGAGAAAGAAGTGGCGGCCACGGATATTGACGCGGGTTCGCATTCAGCTGCCGGGGCAGAGGAGTAAACGATGTTTGGTAAATTAAGTTGGGAAGCAGTCCCATTCCACGAGCCGATCGTGATGGTGACCATCGCCATGATCGCCCTCGGTGGTCTGGCGCTGTTCGCTGCGATCACTTACTTCAAGAAGTGGACGTACCTGTGGACCGAGTGGCTGACTTCGGTCGACCACAAGAAAATCGGCGTGATGTACATCATCGTCGCCATGGTCATGCTGCTGCGCGGCTTTGCCGATGCGATCATGATGCGTACCCAGCTGGCCATGGCCACCGAGGGTTCGCCTGGCTACCTGCCACCTGAACACTATGACCAGATCTTCACCGCTCACGGTGTGATCATGATCATCTTCATGGCGATGCCATTCTTCACCGGCCTGATGAACCTTGCAGTGCCGCTGCAGATCGGCGCGCGTGACGTTGCGTTCCCGTTCCTGAACTCCCTGAGCTTCTGGCTGCTGGTGTCCGGCGTTGTGCTGATCAACCTGTCGCTGGGTATCGGTGAATTCGCCAAGACCGGTTGGGTTGCGTATCCGCCGCTGTCGGGCCTGCAATACAGCCCTGGCGTGGGTATGGATTACTACATCTGGGCGCTACAGCTATCCGGATTGGGTACGACGTTAACCGGGGTCAACTTCCTCGCGACCGTACTGAAAATGCGTACCCCTGGCATGAAACTGATGGACATGCCGATCTTCACCTGGACCTGCACCTGGGCAAACGTTCTGATCGTGGCTTCGTTCCCGATCCTGACCGCTACCCTGGCACTGCTGACCCTTGACCGTTACATGGATTTCCACATTTTCACCAATGAACTTGGTGGCAATCCGATGATGTACGTCAACCTGTTCTGGGCCTGGGGCCACCCTGAGGTTTACATCCTGATCCTGCCGGCCTTCGGCATCTTCTCGGAAGTGATCTCGGCCTTCACCGGCAAGAAACTGTTCGGCCACCACTCGATGATCTACGCCTCGGGCGCGATCTCGGTACTGGGCTTCATGGTCTGGCTGCACCACTTCTTCACCATGGGTTCGGGTGCAAGCGTCAACGCCTTCTTCGGTCTGGCGACGATGCTGATTTCCATCCCGACGGGTGTGAAGCTGTTCAACTGGCTGTTCACCATCTACCAGGGCCGTCTGCGCTTCACCAGCCAGGTCATGTGGACTCTGGGCTTCATGGTGACCTTCGCCATCGGGGGCATGACCGGCGTACTGCTGGCCATCCCGGGTGCTGACTTCGTACTGCACAACAGCCTGTTCGTGATCGCGCACTTCCACAACGTGATCATCGGCGGTGCGGTATTCGGTTACATCGCTGGCTTCGCGTTCTACTTCCCGAAAGCGTTCGGCTTCAAGCTGCACGAAGGCTGGGGTAAAGCAGCGTTCTGGTTCTGGATCTCGGGCTTCTTCGTCGCGTTCATGCCGCTCTATGCACTGGGCTTCATGGGCATGACCCGTCGTCTGAACGCCACCACCAACCCTGAGTGGGTACCGTATCTGTACGTTGCCATGTTCGGTGCGGTGATGATCGCTGTCGGTATCGCCTGCCAGTTGATCCAGCTGTACGTCAGTGTGCGTGACCGCAACAAGCCAGAGAACGTTTGCGATCACGGTGACCCGTGGAATGCACACACCCTGGAATGGTCGACCTCGTCGCCACCACCGTTCTACAACTTCGCTGTGCTGCCTAAGGCTGACTGCATCGACCCGTTCACCGAAGCCAAGGAAAACGGTACTGCGTACCAGCGTCCGGCCAAGTACGAGCCGATTCACATGCCGAACAACACCGCCACTGGCGTGGTGATGGGCGCGCTGTTGACCGTCTTCGGTTTCGCGATGATCTGGCACATCTGGTGGCTGGCGATCGCGAGCCTGGTGGGCACCGTCGTTTACTTCGTGATCCACGCTGCACGTGACGACCAGGGCTATATGGTTCCGGTTGAAACGATCGAGCGTATCGAAGCCGAGCAGCACAAGCGTCTGGTCGCGGCAGGGAAAATCCCGGCCAATGCCACCCGTGTTGAAACCTCGTTGGAACAGGCTTAAACCATGTCGAACTTAGTGACCAATGTTGGACACGCCCATGGTGACCATGGGCACGATGACCATCACCACGACTCGGGTGAGATGACCGTATACGGTTTCTGGCTCTACCTGATGACCGACTGCATTCTGTTTGCGTCGATCTTCGCGGTGTACGCAGTACTGGTAAACAACGTCGCCGGTGGCCCGTCGGGCCACGACATCTTCGAACTGCCATACGTGCTGGGCGAAACCGCTCTGCTGTTGTTCAGTTCGATCACCTACGGCTTCGCCATGCTGGCGTTGTACAAAGGGAAGAAGCAGGCAGTCCTGGGCTGGTTGTTCATGACCT of Pseudomonas triticicola contains these proteins:
- the cyoA gene encoding ubiquinol oxidase subunit II — encoded protein: MSKNRYPRLLGLVPLLGTLLLGGCNMTLLNPTGQVGLEQRNLIITATLLMLLVVVPVIVMTFLFAWKYRASNKNAVYTPKWSHSTKIEVAVWTIPVLIIIALGYITYISTHELDPYRPIESDVKPVTIEVVALDWKWLFIYPEQGIATVNKIVFPAHTPINFKITSDAVMNSFFIPGLGGQIYAMAGMQTKLHLIADRNAEMDGISANYSGAGFTGMKFKAISTTQEDFDAWVSEVKKSPKQLDQAEYAALAKPSQNNPVELYSSVTPNQFQIIVDKYEGMKPGKPLKHEKKEKEVAATDIDAGSHSAAGAEE
- the cyoB gene encoding cytochrome o ubiquinol oxidase subunit I, whose translation is MFGKLSWEAVPFHEPIVMVTIAMIALGGLALFAAITYFKKWTYLWTEWLTSVDHKKIGVMYIIVAMVMLLRGFADAIMMRTQLAMATEGSPGYLPPEHYDQIFTAHGVIMIIFMAMPFFTGLMNLAVPLQIGARDVAFPFLNSLSFWLLVSGVVLINLSLGIGEFAKTGWVAYPPLSGLQYSPGVGMDYYIWALQLSGLGTTLTGVNFLATVLKMRTPGMKLMDMPIFTWTCTWANVLIVASFPILTATLALLTLDRYMDFHIFTNELGGNPMMYVNLFWAWGHPEVYILILPAFGIFSEVISAFTGKKLFGHHSMIYASGAISVLGFMVWLHHFFTMGSGASVNAFFGLATMLISIPTGVKLFNWLFTIYQGRLRFTSQVMWTLGFMVTFAIGGMTGVLLAIPGADFVLHNSLFVIAHFHNVIIGGAVFGYIAGFAFYFPKAFGFKLHEGWGKAAFWFWISGFFVAFMPLYALGFMGMTRRLNATTNPEWVPYLYVAMFGAVMIAVGIACQLIQLYVSVRDRNKPENVCDHGDPWNAHTLEWSTSSPPPFYNFAVLPKADCIDPFTEAKENGTAYQRPAKYEPIHMPNNTATGVVMGALLTVFGFAMIWHIWWLAIASLVGTVVYFVIHAARDDQGYMVPVETIERIEAEQHKRLVAAGKIPANATRVETSLEQA
- the cyoC gene encoding cytochrome o ubiquinol oxidase subunit III; translation: MSNLVTNVGHAHGDHGHDDHHHDSGEMTVYGFWLYLMTDCILFASIFAVYAVLVNNVAGGPSGHDIFELPYVLGETALLLFSSITYGFAMLALYKGKKQAVLGWLFMTFLLGAGFIAMEINEFHLLISEGFGPSRSGFLSAFFTLVGTHGLHVSAGLIWMGIMMYQVNKHGLTSTNKTRLSCLSLFWHFLDVVWICVFTVVYLMGTL